In Tessaracoccus flavus, the following are encoded in one genomic region:
- a CDS encoding sugar nucleotide-binding protein — translation MTNELRVSTTDIPGLLVVDLPVHGDSRGWFKENWQRDKMTALGVPDFQPVQNNMSFNADAGVTRGIHAEPWDKLVSVATGRVFGAWVDLRAGETFGTVVTAELTPGRAVFVPRGVGNAYQALDPGTCYSYLVNEHWSADAKAKYTFANLRHPDIRWPLPLDGATISEADRSHPSIADVVPFRRPRPVVTGSNGQLGTALQALIPEAIFVDRADLDITDADAVAAFDWSEASCIINAAAWTAVDAAEGEGRAACWAVNVAGTANLVAAARRHRLPLVHISSDYVFDGSRELHTEDEPFAPLSAYGAAKAAADAVVGTLPRHYILRTSWVIGEGSNFVRTMARLADTGASPAVVDDQFGRLTFADDLARAALHLMHHAEPGTYNVTSDGGVVSWFDVAQAVFEARGAAGQVSRTSTEEFAAGKLTAPRPRHSALDLTKLRATGFVPVDGGEGLRQYLAAMT, via the coding sequence GTGACCAACGAGCTGCGCGTCTCCACCACCGACATCCCAGGGCTGCTCGTCGTCGACCTCCCCGTGCACGGCGATTCGCGCGGCTGGTTCAAGGAGAACTGGCAGCGCGACAAGATGACCGCCCTCGGGGTGCCGGACTTCCAGCCCGTGCAGAACAACATGAGCTTCAACGCCGACGCCGGAGTCACCCGGGGCATCCACGCCGAGCCGTGGGACAAACTCGTCTCCGTCGCCACCGGGCGCGTGTTCGGAGCCTGGGTCGACCTCCGCGCCGGCGAGACGTTCGGCACCGTCGTCACCGCCGAACTCACCCCCGGCCGCGCGGTGTTCGTGCCGCGAGGGGTGGGCAACGCCTACCAGGCGCTCGATCCCGGCACCTGCTATTCCTACCTCGTCAACGAGCACTGGTCGGCCGACGCCAAGGCCAAGTACACGTTCGCCAACCTGCGCCACCCGGACATCCGCTGGCCCCTGCCTCTCGATGGCGCCACCATCTCCGAAGCCGACCGCAGCCACCCATCGATCGCCGACGTCGTGCCGTTCCGCCGCCCCCGGCCCGTCGTCACCGGCAGCAACGGCCAACTCGGCACGGCCCTCCAGGCCCTCATCCCAGAGGCGATCTTCGTCGACCGCGCCGACCTTGACATCACCGACGCCGACGCCGTCGCCGCGTTCGACTGGTCCGAGGCCTCCTGCATCATCAACGCCGCCGCGTGGACCGCTGTCGACGCCGCCGAGGGCGAGGGCCGCGCCGCTTGCTGGGCCGTCAACGTCGCCGGCACCGCGAACCTCGTCGCAGCCGCCCGCCGCCACCGTCTCCCCTTGGTCCACATCTCCAGCGACTACGTCTTCGACGGCAGCCGTGAACTCCACACCGAGGACGAACCGTTTGCCCCGCTCAGCGCCTACGGAGCAGCGAAGGCCGCCGCTGACGCAGTGGTGGGCACTCTCCCGCGCCACTACATCCTCCGCACCAGCTGGGTCATCGGAGAGGGCTCCAACTTCGTGCGCACCATGGCACGCCTGGCCGATACGGGCGCCAGCCCCGCAGTCGTCGATGACCAATTCGGCCGCCTGACGTTCGCCGACGACCTCGCCCGCGCCGCGCTCCACCTCATGCACCACGCCGAACCGGGCACCTACAACGTCACCAGCGACGGCGGCGTCGTCAGCTGGTTCGATGTGGCGCAGGCCGTATTCGAGGCCCGCGGCGCCGCCGGCCAGGTAAGCCGCACCAGCACCGAGGAGTTCGCCGCAGGCAAGCTGACCGCTCCGCGGCCCCGGCACAGCGCGCTCGACCTCACCAAGCTACGCGCCACCGGCTTTGTCCCCGTCGACGGCGGAGAGGGGCTCAGGCAGTACCTCGCGGCAATGACGTAG
- a CDS encoding PqqD family peptide modification chaperone, protein MIRRTDLTDFLVVDGESVAILNETVYRLGHVATAILDALAEPTTLPALATTLEAQFGAPPSGSLEDAVRSQLDELAAVGLVSIDS, encoded by the coding sequence ATGATCAGGCGCACAGACCTCACGGACTTTCTGGTGGTCGACGGCGAATCCGTCGCGATCCTCAACGAGACCGTCTACCGGCTCGGCCACGTCGCCACCGCGATCCTGGACGCGCTCGCTGAGCCGACGACGCTGCCCGCCCTCGCGACGACGCTGGAAGCCCAGTTCGGCGCTCCGCCGTCGGGTTCGCTGGAGGACGCAGTCCGCTCCCAGCTGGACGAACTCGCCGCCGTCGGCCTCGTGTCAATCGACTCCTGA
- the meaB gene encoding methylmalonyl Co-A mutase-associated GTPase MeaB, producing MRKVTIEELADKIAEGSRGHIARAITLVESTKPAHREQAHELLQRIAPRTGGAFRVGVSGVPGAGKSTFIDAMGVKLIDERGHKVAVLAVDPSSSRTGGSILGDRTRMSELAQRENAFIRPSPSGGHLGGVARATRESMLVLEAAGYDVVLVETVGVGQSEVAVAGMVDTFLMLQVARTGDMLQGIKRGILELADVIAITKADGDNEQAARVAARELSIAMKLITSDNDKRRAPVLTCSSYTGAGLDELWDTVEKHRAELESSGTLAPRRLAQQRDWLWNMVRDELMESLRTSPGVRQTAADVEARLADESLSALEGSQEILRAFAAAVPTMHWGDQTSLRLPE from the coding sequence ATGCGGAAGGTCACCATCGAGGAACTCGCCGACAAGATCGCGGAGGGGTCGCGCGGACACATCGCGCGTGCCATCACGTTGGTCGAATCGACGAAGCCCGCCCACCGCGAACAGGCCCACGAACTGCTGCAGCGCATCGCCCCGCGGACGGGCGGCGCGTTCCGTGTCGGCGTCTCCGGCGTCCCCGGGGCGGGGAAGTCGACGTTCATCGACGCCATGGGCGTCAAACTCATCGACGAGCGAGGCCACAAGGTCGCGGTACTGGCCGTCGACCCGTCGTCGTCGCGCACCGGCGGCTCGATTCTCGGCGACCGCACCCGCATGTCCGAGCTCGCACAGCGCGAGAACGCCTTCATCCGCCCCTCTCCCTCCGGCGGACATCTCGGCGGGGTCGCGCGCGCCACGCGCGAGTCGATGCTGGTCCTCGAAGCCGCCGGCTACGACGTCGTGCTCGTCGAGACGGTCGGTGTCGGGCAGTCCGAGGTGGCCGTCGCGGGCATGGTCGACACGTTCCTCATGCTCCAGGTGGCCCGCACGGGCGACATGCTCCAGGGCATCAAACGCGGCATCCTCGAGCTGGCCGACGTCATCGCCATTACCAAGGCCGACGGCGACAATGAGCAGGCCGCCCGCGTTGCCGCCCGCGAACTCAGCATCGCCATGAAGCTCATCACCAGCGACAACGACAAACGGCGCGCCCCCGTCCTCACCTGCTCCTCCTACACCGGCGCCGGGCTCGACGAGCTGTGGGACACCGTCGAGAAGCACCGCGCCGAGCTGGAGTCCTCCGGCACCCTCGCCCCCCGACGGCTGGCTCAGCAGCGCGACTGGCTGTGGAACATGGTTCGCGACGAGCTGATGGAGTCGCTGCGCACCTCCCCTGGGGTCCGCCAAACGGCCGCCGACGTCGAGGCGCGGCTCGCGGACGAGTCGCTCTCGGCGCTTGAGGGGTCGCAGGAGATCCTCCGCGCCTTCGCGGCAGCGGTCCCGACCATGCACTGGGGGGACCAAACCTCCCTCCGTCTCCCCGAGTAG
- a CDS encoding cation-translocating P-type ATPase, producing MDTTTLETASRVSLDNLLDDLRTDADDGLSPDEAERRLRDEGPNELRSAPPMPLWRRILAQFQDPLIYLLLIAVAISTVAWWIEGAEGLPVDALVITLVVIANAVLGFIQESRAEQAVAALQAMTHPHATVVRGGQTTEITAGEVVRGDILLLSEGDSVAADGRLLQASALRVAEAALTGESAAVGKKPGTLDGEIPLGDRTNMVFSGTAVTQGTGRAVITATGMATQMGEVARLLDETERDDTPLEREIGFVGKMLGAIVVAIAVVVMVTVWLVSGVDTLDDAVTVLLLGVSLAVAAVPEGLPAILSVVLSIGVQKMARRDAIVKDLGSVETLGSASVICSDKTGTLTSNEMTVQEIRTLSGTASVTGVGYAPDGEVECGSEEQRFEDELVLMGGALSSNAELRETDGEWEVLGDPTEGAFLVAERKLGVHDRRDNRFTRLAEVPFTSDRKRMSTLQRDHDRDEVVLVTKGAPDVVLERCTSVLCGDDVVPLTDELRAQLSADIEEMSGQAMRTMGVALREVDAGDVPDDKGVADAERAEDLETELTYLGAVGMIDPAREEAADAVADAHRAGIRVIMITGDHPATALRIARDLGITDDDGRAVSGVELDRADDSTFAELARSVNVFARVAPEHKLRIVDALQADGQIVAMTGDGVNDAPALKSADIGVAMGITGTEVTKEAGSMVLRDDNFATIVAAVEQGRVIFDNIKKFLRYLLSSNMGEVLTVFFGVVLAGLIGLTEASGAAIVVPLLATQILWINLVTDSAPALALGVDPQTDDVMARRPRAIGERVIDLGMWGIIVFVGAVMAASTLLTMDLFLVGGLIPGSDDLTTARTAAFTTLVFAQLFNVFSARSPITSAFHGLGTNRWLLAAVAFGAVSQVAVVEIPLLQTAFGTASLDLRHWLIAIAMASGVLWAEEARKLINRARHRRRGREADKASKGW from the coding sequence GTGGACACGACGACCCTGGAGACGGCTTCTCGGGTCAGTCTCGACAACCTGCTGGACGATCTCCGCACCGACGCCGACGACGGGCTGAGCCCCGACGAGGCCGAGCGCCGACTCCGTGACGAGGGACCCAACGAGCTGAGGTCGGCCCCGCCCATGCCGTTGTGGCGCCGGATCCTCGCCCAGTTCCAGGACCCCCTCATCTACCTTCTGCTCATCGCGGTGGCCATTTCCACCGTCGCGTGGTGGATCGAGGGCGCCGAAGGCCTCCCCGTCGACGCGCTCGTCATCACCCTGGTCGTCATCGCCAACGCCGTCCTGGGCTTCATCCAGGAGTCCCGCGCCGAGCAGGCCGTCGCGGCGCTGCAGGCCATGACCCACCCGCACGCAACCGTCGTTCGAGGCGGGCAGACCACCGAGATCACCGCCGGAGAAGTGGTCCGCGGCGACATCCTGCTGCTCTCCGAGGGCGACAGTGTCGCGGCCGACGGAAGGCTCCTCCAGGCCAGCGCGCTGCGGGTGGCGGAGGCGGCCCTGACCGGTGAGTCGGCCGCCGTCGGCAAGAAGCCCGGCACCCTCGACGGCGAAATCCCGCTGGGCGACCGCACCAACATGGTCTTCTCCGGCACCGCCGTCACCCAGGGCACCGGGCGCGCCGTCATCACCGCCACCGGCATGGCCACGCAGATGGGCGAGGTGGCCCGTCTTCTCGACGAAACCGAGCGCGACGACACCCCTCTCGAGCGCGAGATCGGGTTCGTCGGGAAGATGCTGGGCGCCATCGTCGTCGCCATCGCCGTCGTCGTCATGGTGACCGTGTGGCTGGTCAGCGGCGTGGACACCCTCGACGACGCCGTGACCGTCCTGCTGCTGGGCGTCTCGCTGGCCGTCGCGGCGGTGCCGGAGGGCCTGCCCGCGATCCTGTCCGTCGTGCTCTCCATCGGCGTGCAGAAGATGGCGCGGCGCGACGCGATCGTCAAGGATCTGGGCTCGGTCGAGACGCTCGGCTCGGCGTCGGTGATCTGCTCGGACAAGACCGGCACGCTCACCAGCAACGAGATGACGGTGCAGGAGATCCGCACGCTGTCGGGCACGGCGTCGGTCACGGGCGTCGGGTACGCCCCCGACGGCGAGGTGGAGTGCGGCTCCGAGGAGCAGCGGTTCGAGGACGAGCTTGTGCTGATGGGCGGCGCTCTGTCGTCCAACGCCGAGCTCCGCGAAACCGACGGCGAATGGGAGGTCCTGGGCGACCCCACCGAGGGGGCGTTCCTCGTCGCCGAACGCAAGCTCGGCGTCCACGATCGCCGCGACAACAGGTTCACGCGCCTCGCCGAGGTGCCGTTCACGTCCGATCGCAAGCGCATGTCAACCCTGCAGCGCGACCACGACCGTGACGAGGTGGTGCTCGTCACCAAGGGCGCCCCCGACGTCGTTCTGGAGCGCTGCACCAGCGTCCTGTGCGGCGACGACGTCGTCCCGCTCACCGACGAGCTGCGCGCCCAGCTTTCCGCCGACATCGAGGAGATGTCCGGCCAGGCGATGCGCACCATGGGCGTGGCACTGCGCGAAGTGGACGCGGGTGATGTGCCCGACGACAAGGGGGTCGCCGACGCCGAGCGCGCGGAGGACCTCGAGACCGAGCTCACCTACCTCGGCGCCGTCGGCATGATCGACCCCGCCCGGGAAGAGGCCGCCGACGCCGTCGCCGACGCCCACCGGGCAGGCATCCGCGTCATCATGATCACCGGCGACCACCCTGCCACGGCGCTCAGGATCGCCCGTGATCTCGGGATCACCGACGACGACGGCCGGGCCGTCAGCGGCGTGGAACTGGACCGCGCCGACGACAGCACCTTCGCGGAGTTGGCCCGCAGCGTCAACGTCTTCGCCCGCGTCGCGCCCGAGCATAAGCTGCGCATCGTCGACGCCCTGCAGGCCGACGGGCAGATCGTCGCGATGACCGGCGACGGCGTCAACGATGCCCCGGCGCTGAAATCCGCCGACATCGGCGTCGCCATGGGCATCACCGGCACGGAGGTCACCAAGGAAGCCGGCTCGATGGTCCTGCGCGACGACAACTTCGCCACCATCGTCGCGGCGGTCGAGCAGGGCCGGGTGATCTTCGACAACATCAAGAAGTTCCTGCGCTACCTCTTGTCGTCGAACATGGGCGAGGTACTCACGGTCTTCTTCGGCGTGGTGCTCGCCGGGCTGATCGGGCTCACCGAGGCCTCGGGCGCCGCGATCGTGGTGCCGCTCCTGGCCACGCAGATCCTGTGGATCAACCTCGTCACCGACTCCGCGCCCGCCCTCGCGCTCGGCGTCGATCCCCAGACCGACGACGTCATGGCCCGGCGCCCCCGCGCGATTGGCGAGCGCGTGATCGATCTCGGCATGTGGGGCATCATCGTCTTCGTCGGCGCCGTCATGGCCGCCTCTACACTGCTCACGATGGACCTGTTCCTCGTCGGCGGACTCATCCCCGGGAGCGATGACCTCACCACCGCCCGCACCGCCGCCTTTACGACGCTGGTGTTCGCGCAACTGTTCAACGTGTTCTCGGCCCGCTCCCCCATCACGAGCGCCTTCCACGGCCTGGGTACCAACCGCTGGCTGCTCGCCGCCGTCGCCTTCGGCGCCGTCTCGCAGGTGGCCGTGGTCGAGATCCCGCTGCTACAGACCGCGTTCGGCACGGCGTCGCTCGATCTGCGGCACTGGCTGATCGCGATCGCGATGGCCAGCGGCGTGCTGTGGGCGGAGGAGGCACGCAAACTGATCAACCGCGCCCGACACCGGCGCCGCGGCAGGGAAGCGGACAAGGCATCGAAGGGATGGTGA
- a CDS encoding FhaA domain-containing protein, with product MGVFDKAEKKIESAVGKVFARAFKGYVHPVEIVAGIQRELDAEAKLLSRDKRLVPNVFTIGLSRNDYDRLAPYAKTLNAEITPSIRDHAADRHYVFNGPVSIDYTLDESLPTGQFTVASQAVADDSSGRKPDRPGKLVLEVNGVRHPLVAPGILIGRGAEADLRLNDPGVSRRHAMISVTGDPAHPVVTIEDLGSTNGVHVNGNRVNKTRIGEGARIEIGNTRMLIHTPAGV from the coding sequence ATGGGAGTCTTCGACAAGGCCGAAAAGAAGATTGAGTCGGCCGTCGGCAAGGTTTTCGCGCGCGCCTTCAAGGGCTATGTGCACCCCGTCGAAATCGTCGCCGGCATCCAGCGCGAGCTCGACGCCGAGGCCAAGCTGCTGTCGCGCGACAAGCGCCTCGTCCCCAACGTCTTCACGATCGGGCTATCGCGCAACGACTACGACCGACTCGCCCCTTACGCCAAGACCCTCAACGCCGAGATCACGCCGTCCATCCGCGACCACGCCGCCGACAGGCACTACGTCTTCAACGGCCCCGTCTCCATCGACTACACGCTCGACGAGTCGCTCCCCACCGGGCAGTTCACCGTCGCCAGCCAGGCCGTCGCCGACGACTCCAGCGGCAGGAAGCCCGATCGTCCCGGGAAGCTGGTGCTCGAGGTCAACGGAGTGCGCCACCCGTTGGTGGCCCCCGGCATCCTCATCGGACGCGGGGCGGAGGCCGACCTTCGTCTCAACGACCCCGGCGTCTCCCGACGGCACGCCATGATCTCCGTCACCGGGGATCCCGCACACCCCGTCGTCACCATCGAGGATCTGGGCTCCACCAACGGCGTCCACGTCAACGGCAATCGCGTCAACAAGACCCGCATCGGGGAGGGGGCCAGGATCGAGATCGGCAACACGAGGATGCTGATCCATACACCCGCAGGGGTTTGA
- a CDS encoding FHA domain-containing protein FhaB/FipA: MSDLIIAAIKVAFLALLWLFILAIANTVRTDMFGKRVPASSLTAIPADRGRGKGRSKSPTRFAITAGPQQGTAVPVAPTINLGRAADSTLLLDDDYASARHAQLVQQDSNTWLISDLRSTNGTYVNGRLVTEPTKVTVGDVVRIGKTLMRLEI, encoded by the coding sequence GTGTCTGATCTGATCATCGCCGCGATCAAGGTCGCGTTCCTCGCGTTGCTGTGGCTGTTCATCCTGGCCATCGCCAACACCGTGCGCACTGACATGTTCGGCAAGCGCGTCCCCGCGTCGTCGTTGACGGCCATCCCGGCCGACCGCGGCCGCGGCAAGGGGCGGTCCAAGTCTCCGACCCGGTTCGCCATCACCGCTGGCCCGCAGCAGGGCACCGCCGTACCGGTGGCGCCGACGATCAACCTTGGCCGCGCCGCCGACTCCACGCTCCTCCTCGACGACGACTACGCCTCGGCCCGCCACGCCCAGCTCGTGCAGCAGGACTCCAACACGTGGCTGATCTCCGACCTGCGCTCGACCAACGGCACCTACGTCAACGGCCGCCTCGTCACCGAACCGACGAAGGTGACGGTCGGTGATGTGGTGCGCATCGGCAAGACCCTGATGCGGCTCGAGATCTGA